The Cydia strobilella chromosome 7, ilCydStro3.1, whole genome shotgun sequence DNA segment GACAAAGCTCACTCCCTAGCCGGCAACGAAATAATCGTCATGGGAGATTTCAACGCAAAAATAGGCTACCCCAAGAAGGAAGAAAATCTAATTATGGGCAAGTATGGCTACGGAGACCGAAACAAACGAGGAGAAAGACTGTTAGACTATGCATTAGGAAAGAAACTCTTCATAATGAATACCTTTTATAACAAAAGATCGAACAGAAGATGGACCTGGATATCACCTGACCAAAACACCAGGAATGAAATAGATTTCATAATGACAAACCAACCAGCACATATCACTAATTTCGAAGTCCtgaataatgtactatttccatCAGACCACCGACTTCTGAGAGCAACATTTAACTTAAAACTTCCTAAAAAGAGTCGAAAAAACTTCCATTCCTCGTTGAAAAGCCTAAAGACAGAAGAGGAAATACAAAGTTATATCAGAGGCTTAGAGACAAAACTAGGAAACAAAACAGAAGATACAAATGTTCAAGATTACTACAATAAGATAGAAAAGTCAATAATAGACAGCGTAACACAGAAGACTAAGACTGACcacacaaaaacaaacaaaatcttTAGCGACCATACAATACAACTCATAAAACAACGCACAGAACTAATGTATAAGAAAGACAAAGATCAAGATATGAAGAAAGAACTTACCCGGCTGTTCAAGGAAACAAAGAAATCTATAAGAATAGACTACAGGAATCACAGGAAGGAAGTAATAACAAGGAACCTAAAGAAACACAGAAGTACAAAGAGAGCTTTAAAAGAACAATCTAAACAAATCATGGATACAAAAACTTGGACAAGACAAAGAAGAAACAAAAACAAGGAAAGACGTAATAAATCATGCTACACACTTTTACGAAGAACTCTACAGAATGAAAGACTACAACCACATACAAGAGGAAACACCCATTGCGAATAACGTAAACTTGCCAGTAAAGCAGATCGAAGAAAAAGAAGTTTATGAGCACATAAAGCAGCTGAAAACCGAAAAAAGCCCAGGTCCTGATGGAATAACAAACGAAGCTCTAAAACATGGTACACCAATCCTGCTTCAACATATAACACATCTATTCAATATGGTACTTAATTCCGAAACCATACCAGAGCAATGGTGTACATCCGACATAATATTGCTGTACAAGAAAGGCAACTCCTTAGACATCGGTAACTATAGGCCAATCAGCTTACTGGCGAGCATATACAAACTGTTCTCCTCAATAATGTTAAGGCGAATATCCAAAACAATTGACGACTCACAACCAAGAGAGCAGGCTGGTTTCAGGGCAGGTTTCAGCACCACTGATCACATACAAGCACTAGAACAGATGATAGAGAAGTATAAAGAGTTTAATAGGAACCTATACGTCGCCTTTATAGATTATAGCAAGGCATTTGATAGCATCAATCACAGCGCAATCTGGAATGCATTGAAACAGCTTAATGTGGaccaaaaatacattaatattataaagaatATATACGCGAAAAGCACCAGCCGAGTCAAGCTGGAGACAAGAGGGAAACAGATAAGGATAGAAAGGGGAGTCCGACAAGGAGATCCTTTATCACCCAAGATCTTTATTGCTGTCCTGGAAATCATATTTCGGAATCTCAAATGGGAATCAAAAGGCATCAATCTGGAGGGCCAGTTAATAAACCATTTGAGATTTGCAGACGACATAGTCATAGTAGCTGAAACTGCAACAGAACTAAGAGTGCTTATAAACCAACTAGACGAAGAAAGCACCAAAGCAGGCTTACAAATGAacacaaataaaaccaaaataatgacaaacagcaaacaaatacaaataaatatcaatggCAACAACATAGACTATGTAGACCAATATATATATCTAGGAAAGCAACTGTCCTTTACAACAATAAACAACGAAGAAGAGGTAGAAAGGAGAGCCAACATAACCTGGAGGAAATTCTGGTCACTGCAAGAAATCCTAAAAGGCAAATACAGCTTAAACCTAAAAAAGATAGTGGCAGATACATGCCTTCTACCGAGCCTGCTCTATGGGTGCCAAACATGGACTtttacagataaaataaagagaaaGATAAGAACCACCCAAAGAGCCATGGAGAGGAGCATGCTCAACataaaaaagatacaaaaaataaagagtacatctataagagaaaaaacaaagttacaagACGCACTAACTCAAGCCCTCAAATTAAAATGgcggtgggcaggacacatcgcACGGTACAAAGACCATAGATGGACAATATTGGCAACGAAATGGAAAGGCCCAAGTGGCAAAAGGAAAGTAGGAAAGCCATATAAACGATGGCTGGACGATATAAAAGAAATTGCAGGGAAAGACTGGCTAAACAAAGCGGAAGACAGGCAGAAATGGagagaattggaggaggcctacacccaaagaggggtccaaattaaataaatagatagtaaatagaatacataaacctaacactaactactaactataagaaacttactaaccaatatgctaaaacttctaatgtaaaacaattgtaaattggaaataaagggctttttttttttttttttatttttttttttttttaaacttataacataaaatttactctatttttttaaatttactagaGCACAGTTAGAATATGAAGTTATTAGTTTACTCACATTGCCTTCTCAGCATTACGAGCCTGTAAAGAGTGAAAATCACAGTAAGATTTAAGAATGTCATATATTTACAGGTACAGCTAAAGTTGCTGAACTAGTAGTAGTATTCATATATGTTACAAATACTTGATGTAATTAATGTCTTTGATGGTGTGATCTAGAGTTTAAACTTTGACCCGGGAGCCACAGCCAGGCCGTTACTGCACTTTCGCAGGCAAGATTGTATGGAGTTTAGCACGTTTCGCAGAGAGAATTTACAGGCTCGCTGGTCGTAATTTCGAGGTCTGTTGTAATCTAATGTGAATGCTAGTGTATGAATAATTACGATGttcttatttttgtaaaaaaatatacctactaaacACCGGATTTTAAAATGTGgcttaatattaaaaaagtatatgAGAACGGTGCAGGtactaaatattatttgcgCAGGTGCAAGGGAAACAATTTATTAGGTAGAAAATGATAAATACTCcgatgaaaaaatcattccatTTTAAGGTTAACTTACCATTTTTGGAAATTGTGGACGTCGGTTAAATATCTAATAACTAGTAATTAATATATGCTAATATTGGCTAAGCTTTGAACTGATCTTTTCTCAgcaaaattaatattgttttcataTCAATTATTTTGTCAAAACACGAACGAAAGCggctatttattttaatgcaatATCAATATcaccaaagagcatataatcactacgttaaTATCACCATATCAGCAACCAATCCACAATATGTCAATTGTCaaaattactcaaaatgttaggAAGCGTTCAGAAAATCCGCTCCAAAGTAGTTATAGCCACAGTTATAGCACTTTGGAGGGGATTCCTTCAaccatatattatactactctttgcctTCAACCCTACCAGAGCTAAATAGAGATAAAAAATCTTAGTATGAATTATAACCTAATTTTTTGTGATctattttcatttttgttagttgGTTATAAAGAATGCTGTATATCACTCAATCATacacatcacacacacacaccgaaACATAGTGAAGTTATAGTTCCGAGTATAATTGAGTATATGAACGTTCTTCTTGAATGCTTCAATAGGCATGTTCGAAAACAACTAAATACCTAGAATAAAAAGCCActgaaacaaaatacaaaaaaaaaaacctccgTGAACTTAACAATTTTTCATTCAAACTgctaataaaattaaccaatttTTACCAGTTTTTTATTTCAAgagtaataatataaatcatTTTTGTCGTGTCTATTTCTAATTAATACCTCGTTATATAAAATTATGAACGAAACTCATCCAATGCCATTCTGTCATGTTGACATTtcaaattcaattttattttgtttacaagtTGGTTGATGGAAATGGTGGAGGTTTTAAAATTCAGGAATATTtctataaataatgataaatagttAATCATAAAGCTCCGACCATGAGTGCTCCTGGTACCAAGTCTCCTTTGGATAATGAGATGATATATCGCTACTCAACAACTGCCGGCTGGGATGATATTCCGACAGAAATATTTATCTACATTTTTAAGAAACTGAACATTACATCACTTAGATGTTGTTTTGCTGTTAACAAGAAATGGAGAGAAATAGCAACATGTATTTGCGACGTAAGAAACACACTATACTTAAATCATAATATTTCTTTTCATGTCCAttttagaccaagctaagttggcagcgattttgatagcccactgtgcaaatgttattttaaacgtcaaacttctatttaaataacacttgcacagtcagGGCTATTAAAATCTCTGCCagcttagcttggtctaacttatttataagaaaaaaatgtttgtttactttatttactttagtaaagtgctactttaccgcactagtgcaacAGTTAGCACATCACGTAACTAAGTCGAAAATTTTaactgccatatgtactgtaatatattgtatgatacatgtgcgaataggcaaTTCGCACACGCAACTCGCGGTTAGGTAAcccgtgtcgatttaaaacactcccttcggttgtgttttaatttatcgccacttgttgcgaatttcctatttttcgcacttgtatcgtaatgtactataagAATAATGGCATTAATATCTATCTATTAGTCATATTAAAGTTCATTAAGGAAAAGGAAGTGAATTTAGGACATGCTTACTTAccatagttttgtttttatttttcagaaaTAGATTTTACTCATTTGATTTTTATGTCTACAGAATCAATATTTATGGCAGGCATTGGCAGAAGATGGAATGGTGAATAATGGTATGACACAACAGCTTAAGACCACTCTCAGCTGGAAAGACTTGTACTTTAACTCGTTCTTATGGACTAAATTGCCATCAGCTGTTGCTCTCAAACTTCATGAAGTGGAAAAGTCAGATGTCAGAAATATGCATGTCTATAAGGGTACTATAATACATATGACTTTATAGTACATCAACATAGTTCCAGATTTGGCTTCTTATCTGAAATAGGCTACctttaaatacttacctacacaCATGAAATAGGTGGAAAAAATGCCAATAAACTCTTCTTAGAATTTATCTCATTGCATAGTGTTGTCTCCTAGACAAGTATTTATAGCTTGGACTATATGTTTAGAAAGAAATATGAGAATTTATGTTCATTTTAAACACTTCTTTATAAAAAGGCTgcttctttattaaaaaaaaatgacatcatCGTCCCCTGGACAACTaaacagaataataaaaattagttGTTATTGCATGTTATATTAAATGTAGTGGCAAAGCCATATGTATAGGTAGAATGTGTAAAtatgttgtttttttgtttattttctgtgTTCAACTTTAGTTTGCAACTACTAAGCCAATTTTAAGAATATGTACTTTCAATAACTTAATGGTCTGAGTACCATATGCTACATTTTACCCTCCTTCCAAAAAATTGGTATTTATTAACATCTGCTTCAGTTATGAAAACAATGCTGTACTTagtgtaggtttttttttaaattttaaactgtttCAGACAAAATAATAGTTGTGCACCCAAATAGTGTTGAATGCTATGATATTGAAAGTTTTCAAGTCATTAAAAGTATTTTGACACTGAATTGTAAgttgttgtattttttgaattatATCTTTGTCAAGTAAAGGAAGGTAGGTGTGTAATTTGACAACATTCTATCTCCAGGTGTTGATGTACAAGAATCAGATGATATATTAATGGTAGTCACTGACAACAACTATGACAGCAATACACACAGAGTGACCATGTTCATCAAGTTGGACAAAGATGaggaaataaatattcaaaattttcaTATTCCTTTGAGAATGCCTGGGAATGGATCTATACATGCATTTGTAGAGTCTTTGCATTGGCGGTAAGGTACTATTTTTAGGTTACTTGGTAAaaacctaaaggttgtctgaaagagatcggtttttagcgataagaccgcgtTGTTTACCTTTACTTCTGTTGCTGTTTTCTTTATGTATTGTTTTCTTATTGAGGTTTGCAATAaatagtatttgtattgtattgtaaaaaaacattctgtatagtgtatatttatatatttttttattaatgtttaggTATTTGGTACATAACTAATGTTACCTACTTTTTTTGTAGATTGATCGGAAATCGTGTATATGTAATTGATAAAAAATGTGTCCTTTGGGAATGCTCTGCTATAAATAGAGTTCTGTCAGTCAAAGCGCTAGCAAAATATTACGGAGAAATCCCTAGAACACGAAGTTCGATCATCCACGTCATTAAGGAAGATGTGTACATTTCGTTAAAGTGGGGTCATTTATTAACGGTCACAAAAAACAGTAGAATGTTTCGAAAAGTTAACACGACGGAAGTACCTACAAAAATGATCGAAAACTCCAAATTAAATATGACAACGTCATGCAGGAAAGGCTTCACCACTTTCAACGCCTTTATAAAATGTAAGCTTATATTTCATACTTATAACTAACATTTATTTGTTATCAATTTTCCATAGTCATGTACCAGTATGGCCTGAATATTCACCTCGTAAAATATGGCTAAGGGTTGAGAAAAATCCtgtattatatgtacctatatataggtatccATTAAACTAATGCATATTTTTCAGTTCCTTTTGCCGTACAATTTGTCGATGTAAGTGTAGCACCACTCAACATGATACATTACCACTATGACGATCCTGAGATGACCTGCGCCCTGCAGCACGGGGACGTGATAATTCGAGGATTCGTAGACGGAGAGGTAATATGCTTATTTTAGATTGTAGCCACTCATTTTGAGATGggtcaatttttattattactccTTGCCATAGTTGTGTCTCCTGGGTCACGGgcttaaaatcataaataaagaatatatacaGTTAGTTTGGTAATTATGTTTAGTATGTTTGTTAAAAACCCATTTACTCAACCTCCACCTGTTCAGTTCAACAACGACATGTAACTTTAGATATGTAAATAAGTACTGTAGTTTTCTAACTGTGTCTCCTGGCTGACtacataggtatttataaaataaaattatggttgagccaaatgtacttacttaattaaatgaTAGCTATTTACATTTCAGATAGCAATAAATTTGTTGAGGGATgactttaaatataatttaaacgtGCAGCAATTCGATCAGGATGAAGTGAAAGAGCCTGCTGTTATAGCGCTGGATATCTGCGAGCTTAAAGGCATGCACAAGCTGTTTGTGGCCACTAAACATAAACTGTACAATATACTCCTCAAGTACCCGAACGACAGGCAGGAGACTAGAACGAAATGATGTCTATGTCAATCTTCATAACTTGGTAAGCGTGAAGTTTCCCGTTTCATTATTAGATGCGTTACATGAAATATCGATTCAACTTTTTCTTAGTCCAACGAAGTAAACTGTAAACTTTGTTGAAAATACAATTATAAGTAGtaagataaaatatttctttaggTATGCAAGGCCTTTTGTTACGTGCGAGTTCTAGTGAGAGatatgagtaggtacctattattaattatacctacttggtgCTATTAATGTCTGTGATTCATTTAGTTATTCACTTAGGACACGTTAAGCTGGGTGTTTGTCgttattttataaagaaaatatttatttaatcttaattgcttataaaacctaattttaattgtccttggatatcacgggcctatgcatcccggtcttttgataggcttgcgtggggatatagatccaacacgtagaggcccccttggagagctttaatgtcatgtacgcctgctggaacccgttcacaggcgcaacaatagacacccatgaaccggtcgcagcaggcattgggactattgtagaaaaagtaaacagtataccggtctatggattgaagtttgggtggacaatgagactgggctattgtaaagaagtccggacacctgccataacaatgttaaaacacgttatcgaggcaggtggtgacttgccgctgactagatgggcccctgaaactgccgtcgtgaagacgaccagaaGCAACGCCGGtatgagcggctcaggggtgtcgagaggtgtgcgccgctttctacccagtgtctgttaacagccactgtgccaactcgcgtcttatgcatctttcacttccacccctggagcatatagctcttacgactcccctctggacggccaatgaaggcaagccagagcggagagtcctgcgggtccccttggggtccactctgACCGACGAAgtgccggagacggagaccctgaccgactctctggagcactcgggtccgtggggtcgtcactccccaacagctcgccacatcAAGCTGCCCTggttttaatagttattattattacattaaaataaaaatagattaaCTTGTCAGctgtttaaaattatgatatagAGTAAGTATTTCACTGCCAAGGtgttatatgaaataaaaaaacttctttaACTAAAGacgaataaaaatgtatttaacaaaCAATGCAAGTACAACAGGGTAGAATTTCATAGGTACTTGGTAAATATTTCAGACCCAACAAAACTAATAATCAATATTGGGCAATGTATACTAGTAATTAAGAGctacatttttgttttaatctGTAAATTTTGTTGGGGGCAAATCCAATTGCATCCTTGACAGTTAAGTACGGACGGACCAATATTCATCGTCGCCGACATTCGTGTTGCATATTCTTAATTACAGGTCGTGATACATTTCAAAAATAGTAGCTGAGTATGTATCCTGGTATAGGTAAATCTATTTACTTACAGGCTATATTCTACTCGTGTACCAGACACTTGacttacaaataagtaataactaataaggCATGTACGTCAGTATCTATGTACATGTCAACTGAGCATTAAgtaattgcatttttttgttatttaatagtatttttcaatgtacacacatataaataaatgtattataaacaGGATAATCTGTAATCAATCCGTAAATTAATCATAGGCACCCTGTAGGGTAATTTTTAAAAGACCAAACGATATTCTACAGCATAGTTACCATTAAATAACTAAGAATTTTTTATTAGAAcacataatacacatacattaAGTTACCTAAAGTTTATTAGGAACGCTGACCGAATAACTGTTTGTGACTACATAATCGCTTTAAATAGTATCTTCTTACCTATTAGTTCATTAGTTAACAATTCcgcaaaataaataacatttatctcaatttcatttttatatcaaaaattactaattccattATTTCCAACTACGAAACTGCGTGTCTCAAAAAAACCAGATACATATGCCGATAGACAGCCGTGTGGCCGTAACCTATCAACGTTGTATTTTTCTATATAATAGTATCAAATTGTCTCAGTAGTAGTTATCTTCGGAAAACGCttcatcaaaataaaatttaaatattttgattgtatagctatattttcttttaatatagCTATTAGTATCGCCTTCGCACAATTTAATTAATCGTTTAACGAAACGCTGAAAAGCAATCGAATTCTCCTCGTCAATCGGACATCTTCCTAATTCAAGAAACATTCTGTTTCGACTGAGCTCGTCAGTGTAACGCCCCAATGACTGCGAAATCGGAGATCACATTTATACTGGTTCGATTAAGGCTAACAGCCATGAGCTCGAAGCTAAGCCAAAAGAGATTCAACCATCACTAAGTGATGATATGGTTTAGTTTAGCGGTCGGTCGCGTTAGGGTTGGTGTATGAGAAGCCGCGGAACGGCTGCTGGTCCATGGAGCGCAGCACGTGCGGCTCCACCGCCGTCAGCCGCGGCCGCTCGCCGGTGAACGCACGGTCGAAGTACTGCGTGTCCAGTGGGTGCCGCTGCGAACAATTTTGTAAACAGGTAAGTACAGATGTAATGTCCTTACTTCATGTTAAGGGTGAGTCAACTTTTTTTTGTCAGTCTTTGGCATAGTTTTACGTCTTCTGGGTCACTCTTTAAAACTGTGATTTGTGTGAAGGATTTCAATTCACAAATTTTACGTAGATGGCCCATTATTTGAATGTGttacattttttctttaaaaactaTGATACTATTTGTTGTCTCCTGGCTGACAGGAAAcggctataaccgcgaacacCTAAGTTCGCAAACTGCGGTTATCTTTCTTTATCACTCTAATTACACAATGAAAGACTAGGTTTATGGGtattcctttttattttatttgcagttttttttaaagcgaagCCCTTTAAAACTACattatattatgctgaagcgatcgacatcaaaatcaaagtgatttattaagatttagttagtggaaaccgttttctcccgaaatggaaattgtatgaaaaagtacctattgtcagTAGCTATTCTTCCCTCTTAattagagtaaaagagaaagatgcccgcaatttgcaaacttcagtgttcgcggtaggcccaaaaagtaataacaataaaaagttAAGCAACAGCCTTCCCTCATCCTTGCCTCATTAGCTCATTACCTACTAAACTGATTATAAAGTcacttttatataggtatacctaaatacttataagtgttgtttttactCCAGATCGGATCAGTGCTCGTCATTTTTTAGTTTATTGCTTATGCCTTTTCggtaaaataaatgttagtcTGGAATGATTGCACAATTTATTGTGTACGGCTAATACGATGGTAGATTTAGACCGTTAGATGGCAAGGCGCCAAGCGCTTTGGCAGTAAAAAATATTTCCGTTTTAGTAGGCCTGTTTACTATCGATGCAAATTATTACTGTTTGGCTTAAATTAAACGCGTTGTGTTTGAGATTTTTCAATGTTCTAGGCAAGGATAGGCAACACGACTGTTTCCCTTGAAACTTTATGGGAAATAATAATGACCCTATGTAAAATATCATTGGTCCCCGTTCCCGCGACATCATATATAAACAGGAAATGCTATCAGAGACGGATTTTCACAAGAATCGATCCCTCGCCTCGCCATCCTTAATCCAGCGGAGTCGTGCAAAATTTACCAGACCATCGATCTACCTCGCCAAatctgttttttccttttaaagtATCTTAAACTTACCACTTTCGGTTTAAACGGTGCTTCGAGCTCCCGCCTCTCCAGCCTGTCCCAGGGGATCTGGCGGAAGAAGTCCTGGTCGCGGACGTCTCCGTGCATGCACTCGATGCTGCCCAGTCGCGTACGCGCGTCTTTGTCCAATAACTGTGAAAGATGGTATAGTAAGTGTACGCTACGGTACGCCAGTTTGGGGAAAAGAACATTAATTAGGGTATGGCATAAATGATTAGAGTTGGATCATGGTCAAACTGTCCTCTTAATTTCTGTGTGGGAAGGAACCAAAAATATCATCAAAAGACAAAGACACTTcgacaaaaaagttttgtaaaAGTTCAAAACGCCCGTGATATTGACACAGTTATATTTTTCTTGAACTTACCCGTGTTAATATATTGAGAGAATCTGTTGATAGGAAGCGCGGATAGGACGGCATCTCGTTGCATATGGACCAGAAGAGCTCATCCTCGTCGCAGCCGCTGAAGGGGCTCTGGCCGATGAGCATCTCGTACAGCAGCACGCCGAACGACCACCAGTCCACCGTCTGGTTGTACTTCAGGCCCTTGATGATCTGAAGATATTACAAGGTAAGGTGAAATTATATggttttacaaaacaaattgAAAAATGCTATTTCCTATTACATTTTCCTATttaatatatgattttttttatcgttatCCGTCTAGGGCCCTTGACGTAAATCAGATCATCCACTATTCACATTAGTTAACTTTACATCCACGCTTCTTTACCTACTGAGTACGGACCTAATAGTCTTGGAAAACACTATCTGTAACTGTAGCATGTCGGTCTTCCCAGGGGAAATTGCAAGAAAACTTTCTGCATCCACGCAAGTTCTACATGCGCTCAACACGGGGATACTTTCTTAAAATTACTTAGCTTGGGAAAAACATCTTAAAACACAGAACACTGAAGGAGCGTGTCCTAACTGCATGTTATGGTACGTACAGTAAGGTCAAATCAAAATTTAAGATATAGGTACCTCAGGGGCCATGTAATCCGGAGTGCCGCAGAAAGTGTCCGCGGTCTTCTCCAAGTAGATCTGCAGCTTGCACATGCCGAAGTCGGCAATGCGCACGTGCCCGTCGAAATCCAGGAGGATGTTGTCCAGTTTCAAATCCCTTTAAAAGTAGAATGTGGAAATGAATTAATgatatatagctggtcaagcaaatcttgtcagtagaaaaaggcgcgaaaatcaaattttctatgggacgatatcccttcgcgcctacatttttttaaatttgtcgcctttttgtactgacaagatttgcttgaccagctatatttattttagaatgtattgttattttgtaaaaacaagGGCGTCAGTGAATAACTTGGCCAAATAAAAAGGTAGGTGAACTTGGAAAGCAGAGTATTAAATAATCTAAAATATTATCTAAGTTCTTTAGAGCGTTAAGTCTAACGCGTTGGCATTGCTATGTTGTAGTAGTAgcggtaaacactttattgcacaaaacaagtacataacacagagacaCATGACTTTTTCGTTTTCGAattcattaataattaatttgatttatttaatcatagGACCGTTTACTACGCACGTTAGATGCTGCATGTGTTTCAAAAATTTGTCTAACAAACTCTTTTACTATTGTCTCCTGGTTGACGGGACAAAATATCAACAAAAAATATTGGTTCGATTACCAATATaatcttacttaattaaaaatatatcttacCTGTAAACAATTCCTCGCTTGTGCAGGAACTTGAGCCCCGACACGATCTCGGCGGCGTAGAACCGCGCGCGAGACTCGGGGAAGCGGCCGCTCTGCTGGATGTGGAACATCAGGTCGCCGCCGTTCAGGTACTCCATCACGAAGAACAGGTG contains these protein-coding regions:
- the LOC134743233 gene encoding uncharacterized protein LOC134743233 isoform X2 encodes the protein MSAPGTKSPLDNEMIYRYSTTAGWDDIPTEIFIYIFKKLNITSLRCCFAVNKKWREIATCICDNQYLWQALAEDGMVNNGMTQQLKTTLSWKDLYFNSFLWTKLPSAVALKLHEVEKSDVRNMHVYKDKIIVVHPNSVECYDIESFQVIKSILTLNFPFAVQFVDVSVAPLNMIHYHYDDPEMTCALQHGDVIIRGFVDGEIAINLLRDDFKYNLNVQQFDQDEVKEPAVIALDICELKGMHKLFVATKHKLYNILLKYPNDRQETRTK
- the LOC134743233 gene encoding uncharacterized protein LOC134743233 isoform X1 → MSAPGTKSPLDNEMIYRYSTTAGWDDIPTEIFIYIFKKLNITSLRCCFAVNKKWREIATCICDNQYLWQALAEDGMVNNGMTQQLKTTLSWKDLYFNSFLWTKLPSAVALKLHEVEKSDVRNMHVYKDKIIVVHPNSVECYDIESFQVIKSILTLNCVDVQESDDILMVVTDNNYDSNTHRVTMFIKLDKDEEINIQNFHIPLRMPGNGSIHAFVESLHWRLIGNRVYVIDKKCVLWECSAINRVLSVKALAKYYGEIPRTRSSIIHVIKEDVYISLKWGHLLTVTKNSRMFRKVNTTEVPTKMIENSKLNMTTSCRKGFTTFNAFIKFPFAVQFVDVSVAPLNMIHYHYDDPEMTCALQHGDVIIRGFVDGEIAINLLRDDFKYNLNVQQFDQDEVKEPAVIALDICELKGMHKLFVATKHKLYNILLKYPNDRQETRTK